A genomic window from Pseudogulbenkiania sp. MAI-1 includes:
- the tatA gene encoding Sec-independent protein translocase subunit TatA, producing MGSFSIWHWLIVLLVVVLIFGTKKLRNAGGDLGSAVRNFKEGMKGEADKDDKPAGRVIDGESEKK from the coding sequence ATGGGTTCTTTCAGCATTTGGCACTGGCTCATCGTGTTGCTCGTCGTGGTTCTGATCTTCGGCACCAAGAAGCTGCGCAATGCCGGCGGAGATCTCGGCAGTGCCGTACGTAATTTCAAGGAAGGCATGAAGGGCGAAGCCGACAAGGACGACAAGCCGGCCGGACGTGTGATCGACGGCGAATCCGAGAAAAAGTAA
- the tatB gene encoding Sec-independent protein translocase protein TatB has product MFEISFGELLLIGVVALIVLGPERLPTVARTLGALVGRAQRFVASVKADIHQQADLTGLSSLQQEVQDAAVSLRHSLEAEMKEVEGAVQENVAAVQAAGEEAVAALDSARTPSAPATFVPDDPLEADLFAAACAGDDGVEPTAPNTVVHDENQLDLFDSPPVKPATTPAETRE; this is encoded by the coding sequence GTGTTTGAAATCAGTTTTGGCGAACTGCTGCTGATCGGCGTCGTGGCGCTGATCGTGCTGGGGCCGGAGAGGCTGCCCACGGTGGCGCGCACCCTGGGCGCCCTGGTCGGCCGGGCGCAGCGCTTCGTCGCCAGCGTCAAGGCCGATATCCACCAGCAGGCCGATCTGACCGGCTTGAGCTCGCTGCAGCAGGAGGTGCAGGATGCCGCCGTCTCCTTGCGGCACAGCCTCGAGGCCGAGATGAAAGAGGTCGAAGGTGCGGTGCAGGAGAATGTCGCCGCGGTGCAGGCGGCTGGCGAGGAGGCCGTCGCCGCGCTCGATTCGGCCCGCACGCCCAGTGCCCCGGCTACCTTTGTTCCGGACGACCCGCTGGAGGCCGATCTGTTTGCCGCGGCCTGCGCAGGCGACGACGGCGTCGAGCCGACCGCGCCGAATACCGTTGTTCACGATGAAAACCAGCTGGATCTGTTCGACAGTCCGCCGGTGAAACCCGCTACCACTCCTGCCGAAACGCGCGAATGA
- a CDS encoding histidine triad nucleotide-binding protein, with protein MSDCLFCKIAAGEIPCDKVYEDDDVLAFHDIRPIAPVHFLLIPKQHVASLSDCGPEHEAMLGRLLARVPQLAREQGLAAGFKTGINTGRAGGQEVYHLHIHVFGHKV; from the coding sequence ATGAGTGATTGCCTTTTCTGCAAGATTGCCGCCGGCGAGATTCCCTGCGACAAGGTGTACGAAGACGACGACGTGCTGGCCTTTCACGACATCCGGCCGATCGCCCCGGTACACTTCTTGCTAATCCCCAAGCAGCACGTCGCCTCGCTCTCCGACTGCGGTCCGGAGCACGAGGCCATGCTGGGGCGGCTGTTGGCGCGCGTTCCCCAACTGGCGCGCGAACAGGGGCTGGCGGCCGGTTTCAAGACCGGCATCAACACCGGCCGGGCCGGCGGGCAGGAGGTCTACCACCTGCACATCCACGTGTTCGGCCACAAGGTCTGA
- a CDS encoding phosphoribosyl-ATP diphosphatase, translated as MSHDVLKTIGDTLEARREASPQSSYVASLFHKGEDAILKKVAEEAAETLMASKDKDKLHLVREVADLWFHSMVLLTYHGLRAEDVLMELKRREGISGIDEKASRTPSA; from the coding sequence ATGAGCCACGATGTGCTGAAAACGATAGGCGACACGCTGGAAGCCCGGCGTGAAGCCAGCCCGCAATCCTCTTATGTCGCCTCGTTGTTCCACAAGGGGGAGGACGCCATCCTGAAGAAGGTTGCCGAAGAGGCGGCCGAGACCCTGATGGCCTCCAAGGACAAGGACAAGCTGCACCTGGTGCGCGAAGTGGCCGATCTGTGGTTCCACTCGATGGTGCTCTTGACCTATCACGGCCTGCGCGCCGAAGACGTGCTGATGGAATTGAAGCGCCGCGAGGGCATTTCCGGCATCGACGAGAAAGCCTCGCGCACCCCGAGCGCCTGA
- a CDS encoding type I secretion system permease/ATPase, with the protein MDPLLECLFQLTRIHGVTTTHEALVAGIPLADNRLTPALFGRAARRTGLASRVSRRPLDAVDQQLLPAVLLLKNDDACLLWGWNDDGSARISLGALSDGEMSMARAELERRYLGYAILVRPRFRFEQRAPELGRVRSRHWFWQALLECRPLYRDALVAATLLNLFALATPVVTMNVYDRVVPNRATETLWVLAVGLGLVLSFDFLLRMTRSYLIDIAGKRVDVMLSSLIFEKVVGLRFDARPPSVGAFAANLRAFEQVRDFIASATVTAFVDLPFVLLFVLVIAWISPWFLLPLSAAVVLILGAALLIQPRMQSLTQDSFKAAAQRNAYLIEALVGLEAIKTQCAEGEQQRRWEAATLFLAQIGTRLKVLSSLASHFASFQQQVIVVGILVVGVYAIINGDASLGALIAAMMLSSRALAPMGQVAALLTQYHNARNALTSLEGVMKMPVERGSETPFFHRVQFVGDIEFNNVSFTYPGTQQAVLKNVSFRIKAGERVALLGRVGSGKSSIQKLMMGLYAPTEGAVRIDGIDLQQLDPAELRRHVGYAAQDPLLFYGSLRQNITMGSSFVHDASVVAATEMVGLSEFVNHHPQGFDMLIGERGESLSGGQRKAVCLARALVNAPRMLLLDEPTSNMDSASEATVKQSLAKLVHGRTLVLVTHHAGLLDLVDRLIVLDQGQVVADGPKPQVLAALKDGRLGRGV; encoded by the coding sequence GTGGATCCGTTGCTGGAGTGCCTGTTCCAGCTGACCCGGATCCATGGCGTGACGACGACGCACGAGGCCCTGGTGGCGGGCATCCCGCTGGCCGACAACCGGCTGACCCCGGCGCTGTTTGGCCGGGCAGCGCGGCGCACCGGCTTGGCGTCTAGGGTGAGCCGCCGACCGCTCGACGCGGTCGATCAGCAGCTGCTCCCCGCGGTGTTGCTGCTCAAGAACGACGACGCCTGCCTGTTGTGGGGGTGGAACGACGACGGTTCCGCCCGCATCAGCCTGGGGGCCTTGAGCGATGGCGAGATGTCGATGGCGCGCGCGGAACTGGAGCGGCGCTATCTCGGCTACGCCATTCTGGTCCGCCCCCGCTTCCGTTTCGAGCAGCGTGCTCCCGAGCTGGGGCGCGTGCGTTCCCGCCACTGGTTCTGGCAGGCGCTGCTGGAATGCCGGCCGTTGTACCGCGACGCGCTGGTGGCGGCCACCTTGCTCAATCTGTTCGCGCTGGCGACGCCGGTGGTCACGATGAACGTCTACGACCGCGTCGTGCCCAACCGGGCCACCGAGACGCTGTGGGTGCTCGCCGTCGGCCTGGGCTTGGTGCTGTCGTTCGATTTCCTGCTGCGCATGACGCGCAGCTACCTGATCGATATCGCCGGCAAGCGGGTCGATGTCATGCTGTCCTCCCTCATTTTCGAAAAAGTGGTCGGCTTGCGCTTCGACGCCCGGCCTCCTTCGGTCGGTGCGTTCGCGGCCAATCTGCGCGCCTTCGAGCAGGTGCGGGATTTCATCGCCTCGGCCACGGTCACGGCCTTCGTCGACCTGCCGTTCGTGCTGTTGTTCGTGCTGGTCATCGCCTGGATCTCGCCGTGGTTCCTGCTGCCTCTGTCCGCCGCCGTGGTGCTGATCCTCGGGGCGGCCTTGCTGATCCAGCCGCGCATGCAGTCGCTGACGCAGGACAGCTTCAAGGCGGCGGCGCAGCGCAATGCCTACCTGATCGAGGCGCTGGTCGGGCTCGAGGCGATCAAGACGCAATGCGCCGAGGGCGAGCAGCAGCGGCGCTGGGAGGCGGCTACGCTGTTCCTGGCCCAGATCGGTACGCGGCTGAAAGTGCTGTCGTCGCTGGCGAGCCACTTCGCCTCGTTCCAGCAGCAGGTCATCGTGGTCGGCATCTTGGTCGTCGGGGTGTACGCCATCATCAACGGCGATGCCAGCCTGGGGGCGCTGATCGCCGCGATGATGCTCAGCAGCCGGGCGCTGGCTCCCATGGGGCAGGTGGCCGCTCTGTTGACGCAGTATCACAACGCGCGCAATGCCCTGACCTCGCTGGAGGGCGTGATGAAAATGCCGGTGGAGCGGGGCAGCGAGACGCCGTTCTTCCATCGCGTGCAGTTTGTCGGCGACATCGAGTTCAACAACGTCAGTTTTACCTATCCCGGCACGCAGCAGGCGGTGCTGAAGAACGTGTCGTTCCGGATCAAGGCCGGCGAGCGGGTGGCCTTGCTGGGGAGGGTGGGGTCGGGCAAGAGCTCGATCCAGAAGTTGATGATGGGGCTGTACGCGCCTACCGAAGGGGCGGTGCGGATCGACGGCATCGACCTTCAGCAGCTGGACCCGGCCGAGCTGCGGCGGCATGTCGGCTATGCGGCGCAGGACCCGCTGCTGTTCTATGGCTCCCTGCGCCAGAACATCACCATGGGGTCGAGCTTCGTGCACGACGCCAGCGTGGTGGCGGCGACCGAGATGGTCGGCCTGAGTGAGTTCGTCAATCATCATCCGCAAGGCTTCGACATGCTGATCGGCGAACGGGGGGAATCGCTGTCGGGCGGCCAGCGCAAGGCGGTGTGCCTGGCGCGGGCGCTGGTCAACGCCCCGCGCATGCTGCTGCTCGATGAACCGACCAGCAATATGGACAGTGCCAGCGAGGCGACGGTGAAGCAGTCGCTGGCCAAGCTGGTGCATGGCCGGACGCTGGTACTGGTGACGCATCACGCCGGGCTGCTGGACCTGGTGGACCGTCTCATCGTGCTGGATCAGGGGCAGGTGGTGGCCGATGGTCCCAAGCCGCAAGTGCTGGCGGCGCTCAAGGATGGCCGGCTGGGGAGGGGGGTATGA
- the hisI gene encoding phosphoribosyl-AMP cyclohydrolase codes for MNWLDEVKWDEDGLVPAIAQDAASGRVLMVAWMNRESLQLTADTGIAHYWSRSRRRLWKKGEESGHLQNVKELRLDCDGDVLIMQVEQAGGIACHTGRESCFYRRFENGGWVVVDEVLKDPDAIYHSH; via the coding sequence ATGAACTGGCTTGATGAAGTGAAGTGGGACGAGGACGGCCTGGTGCCGGCCATCGCCCAGGATGCCGCCAGCGGCCGCGTGCTGATGGTGGCGTGGATGAACCGCGAATCGCTGCAACTGACCGCCGACACCGGCATTGCCCATTACTGGAGCCGTTCGCGCCGGCGTCTGTGGAAGAAGGGCGAGGAATCCGGCCATCTGCAGAACGTCAAGGAGCTGCGCCTCGATTGCGATGGCGACGTGCTCATCATGCAGGTGGAACAGGCCGGCGGCATCGCCTGTCATACCGGCAGGGAAAGCTGCTTCTACCGCCGTTTCGAGAACGGTGGCTGGGTGGTGGTCGATGAGGTGCTGAAAGACCCCGACGCCATCTACCACTCGCATTGA
- the tatC gene encoding twin-arginine translocase subunit TatC, protein MNEQPLLAHLVELRTRLVRAVLGLLIVFLALFHWSGDIYHLLAKPLLDVLPKGSNMIATDVTAPFFVPVKVTMLVAFLISLPNTLYQIWAFVAPGLYTHEKRLVLPLVVSSVVLFFIGMAFAYFLVFPVVFGFMSSVTPAGVSMMTDIDKYLSFVLGMFVAFGVTFEVPIVVILLARMGIVTVEKLRAARSYVIVGAFVVAAVVTPPDVLSQIMLALPLWLLYEFGIFMAIFFGRQPKHEAA, encoded by the coding sequence ATGAACGAACAGCCTCTCCTGGCGCACCTGGTCGAGCTGCGCACGCGCCTGGTGCGTGCCGTCCTCGGCCTGCTGATTGTTTTCCTGGCCCTGTTCCACTGGTCCGGCGACATCTACCATCTGCTGGCCAAGCCGCTGCTCGACGTGCTGCCCAAGGGTAGCAACATGATCGCCACCGACGTCACCGCACCGTTTTTCGTGCCAGTCAAGGTGACCATGCTGGTGGCCTTCCTGATCTCGCTGCCCAATACCCTGTACCAGATCTGGGCCTTCGTCGCCCCCGGCCTGTACACCCATGAGAAGCGGCTGGTCCTGCCGCTGGTGGTGTCCAGCGTGGTGCTGTTCTTCATCGGCATGGCCTTTGCCTATTTCCTGGTGTTTCCGGTGGTGTTCGGCTTCATGTCCTCGGTCACCCCGGCAGGCGTGTCGATGATGACCGATATCGATAAGTACCTGTCCTTCGTGCTCGGCATGTTCGTCGCCTTCGGAGTGACCTTCGAGGTGCCCATCGTGGTGATCCTGCTCGCGCGCATGGGCATCGTGACGGTGGAGAAGCTGCGCGCCGCCCGCTCCTACGTCATCGTCGGTGCCTTCGTCGTCGCCGCCGTGGTGACGCCGCCCGACGTGCTGTCGCAGATCATGCTGGCGCTGCCCTTGTGGCTGCTCTACGAGTTTGGCATCTTCATGGCTATTTTCTTCGGGCGCCAGCCCAAGCACGAGGCAGCATGA
- a CDS encoding HlyD family type I secretion periplasmic adaptor subunit has product MSEDRGWRHWLHGRLSGAEGGRGPAWLERWLDWLTARDLQDRQDFADDADWAILEQQPVRPRFFVWLLLAIVLAALVWAGIAQVDEVARGEGKVVPSSQIQRIQSLDGGVVSEILVREGARVQKNQLLLKIDSTRFESSLNENRAQYLSLLAKAARLRAITNGTPFVVPPEVQREAPDIGLHEMELYGSKRRELEANMSIARQQLAQRNQELVEVRARREQAEQGLGYTSKELQVTRPLRETGAVSDVDLLRLERDVSRFRGERDMAAAQIPKIQAAIAEAQRKIEEVELSFRNQASAELSDTLAKLSSLTETRVALNDRVKLAELRSPVNGTVKQLLVNTIGGVVQPGKDIVEIVPTEDTLLLEARILPRDIAFLHPGQKAFVRFTAYDFAIYGGLDATLEQIGADTVTDDKGNAFYVVRVRTRKSYLGNASRPIIPGMVAEVDIMTGKKSILSYLLKPVLRAHSYAMTER; this is encoded by the coding sequence ATGAGCGAGGATCGCGGTTGGCGCCATTGGCTGCACGGGCGGCTGTCGGGTGCCGAGGGAGGGCGGGGGCCCGCCTGGCTGGAGCGCTGGCTGGACTGGCTCACGGCGCGCGATCTGCAGGATCGGCAGGATTTTGCAGACGATGCGGACTGGGCCATCCTGGAGCAGCAGCCGGTGCGGCCGCGCTTCTTCGTCTGGCTGCTGCTGGCGATCGTGCTGGCTGCCCTGGTCTGGGCCGGGATCGCCCAAGTCGATGAAGTGGCACGCGGCGAGGGCAAGGTGGTGCCGTCGAGCCAGATCCAGCGCATTCAGAGCCTGGATGGGGGCGTGGTATCGGAGATTCTGGTGCGCGAGGGAGCCCGGGTGCAGAAGAACCAGCTGTTGTTGAAGATCGACAGCACCCGCTTCGAATCGTCGCTCAACGAGAACCGTGCGCAGTACCTGTCGCTGCTGGCCAAGGCGGCGCGGCTGCGTGCCATCACCAACGGCACCCCCTTCGTCGTTCCGCCCGAGGTACAGCGCGAGGCGCCCGATATCGGCCTGCACGAGATGGAGTTGTACGGTTCGAAACGGCGCGAGTTGGAAGCCAACATGTCCATCGCCCGCCAACAACTGGCGCAGCGCAACCAGGAGCTGGTCGAAGTGCGGGCGCGCCGGGAACAGGCCGAGCAGGGCTTGGGTTATACCTCCAAGGAACTGCAGGTGACCCGCCCGCTCAGGGAGACCGGGGCCGTTTCCGACGTCGACCTGCTGCGCCTGGAACGCGACGTCAGCCGCTTCCGCGGCGAGCGCGACATGGCGGCGGCGCAGATCCCCAAGATCCAGGCGGCGATCGCCGAAGCCCAGCGCAAGATCGAGGAGGTGGAATTGTCGTTCCGCAACCAGGCCAGCGCCGAGTTGTCCGACACGCTCGCCAAGCTTAGCAGCCTGACGGAAACCCGCGTGGCGCTGAACGACCGGGTGAAGCTGGCCGAGCTGCGCTCCCCCGTCAACGGGACGGTCAAGCAGCTGCTGGTGAACACCATCGGCGGCGTGGTGCAGCCGGGCAAGGACATCGTGGAAATCGTGCCGACCGAAGACACGCTGCTGCTCGAGGCGCGCATCCTGCCGCGCGACATCGCGTTCCTGCACCCCGGCCAGAAAGCCTTCGTCCGTTTCACCGCCTATGATTTCGCCATCTATGGCGGACTGGACGCCACGCTGGAGCAGATCGGCGCCGACACCGTCACCGACGACAAGGGCAACGCCTTCTACGTGGTGCGGGTGCGCACCCGCAAATCCTACCTGGGGAACGCTTCGCGCCCGATCATTCCGGGCATGGTGGCCGAGGTGGATATCATGACCGGCAAGAAGAGCATCCTGTCCTACCTGCTCAAGCCGGTGCTGCGGGCTCACAGCTATGCCATGACGGAGAGGTGA
- a CDS encoding DUF2069 domain-containing protein has protein sequence MSVRFFHWGAIVSLIALILLSLGWELWLAPLRPGGSLLALKAVVLLAPLMGVLKGRIYTYQWSSMFILAFFAEGVMRAWSDAGLSQQLAGLEVLLTVLYFVFVIFFVRTSQSR, from the coding sequence ATGAGCGTACGTTTCTTTCATTGGGGGGCGATCGTCAGCCTGATCGCCCTGATCCTGCTGTCCCTCGGTTGGGAGCTGTGGCTGGCCCCCTTGCGTCCGGGTGGCTCGCTGCTGGCGCTGAAGGCGGTGGTGTTGCTGGCTCCGCTGATGGGGGTGTTGAAGGGCCGCATCTATACCTACCAGTGGTCCAGCATGTTCATCCTGGCCTTCTTCGCGGAGGGGGTGATGCGCGCCTGGTCCGATGCCGGTCTCTCGCAGCAGTTGGCCGGGCTGGAAGTCCTGCTGACCGTGCTGTACTTCGTGTTTGTCATCTTTTTTGTTCGCACTAGTCAATCCCGATAA